The Scylla paramamosain isolate STU-SP2022 chromosome 47, ASM3559412v1, whole genome shotgun sequence DNA window ACCATGGAAGGAGCTCCGCACGCCGTCCCCAGGCTAGCGAGGATGCTATGGAAGGGAGGGGTGACGCCTACGCTGCCATACCAAGTCCGTGAACCGGACCAGAGGCTGGCAGCGACGGAGGCCCAGGCAGAAGTTGACTTCGCCTACAGGCTTTCTACAGTCGGCCTGGTCTCGGTCGTGAGAGATGGTCTGACGTCACTGGCCGACAATTTTCACTCTGCCTCTCCTCATCAACTAAGTGACATCCTCAAAATGATGGCAGCCGTGGCGGAGGGCACGGCCGGCATGATGGCGTTCGACCTCCCGCACCTCGCCTGTACCCTGGCCGAGGCGCGGACGGAAGCCAGGAAGTTGGCGGCGAAAGGCGTCCCGGATGCGACCAAGCGCGGGGTCCTTAGAGCGGAACCCCTTTCTTCTGGTCTATTCGACGCTGAGGCCACGGACAAGGTCTTCGCCAGTGTCCCAACCATCATCCAGctaccccctccaccaccccagTACAAGTAAGTCTTCCTTCCTACACGTACTGGTACATAGGTATACTCCACCTTCCCGGTAACCAGCCACTCAGGGTCGCCTTCTGTTCGTCCACAGGCCGCGACCGGTTCCTTCGTCCTCATAGGGTAAGCAGGACTGGAGGCACCAACCATGGGGCAAGGGTGCGACCCAGCTCCCCGCGGCCAGCGGGCAGCCGGGGCCCCACTTCCCGCCCAGGAGGCAGCATCAGCAACCGCGGAGGGAGAGACTTGCGGCCGCTCCCAGCTGGTCTTCCACCGCTCCCCCCTCGTCAAGGAGGTCAGCATCAACAAGGGAGACCTTGGCCTCCCAGGAAATGATTACGCACACGGCTGCCTACTCGGCTGGGGTCACGCATGGGCTCAGCAGGGATGGGCGGCCTGCGTGATCAGGAAAGGCCTCACCTGGCTTTGGACTACACTTCCGGTGACTAACTACTTCTATATTTTGTATATTGCAAAATCTTTGATTAATTACAAAATGGTGGACATACCCCTGCAGCTCAGGGACTGAGACTCACCAAGTTACCTCCTCTACTTCCAGCCTGTCCAACGACCACTCCCCAACTCCAGGACGTCTCCTGTGATCCGGGAATACATACGTCCAAGAGATGTTGGCGAAAGGCGTGGTGGAACCAGCGACAGGAAAGGTGCTCCCAGTCCCCAAGAAGGACTCGAGTCGGGTAAGATTAGTCTTGGACCTGAGCGCACTGAACAAGTTCTTGAAACCCCAGCGTTTCAAGATGGTTACAGTGGCCCAAGTTCAGATGACAATCCAAAAGGGCGACTGGCTAGCATCTTTGGATCTCAAAGATGCCTACTGGCACGTCCCGATCCACACAAGGTTTCACCGCTTCCTGGCGTTCCAGGTGGGATCGGACACATACCAGTTCACTAAGCTCCCTTTCGGACTCTCTCTCGCCCCGAGGGTCTTCTCAAAGCTCGGGAGGGTAGTCGCCTCGGTCCTGGCAGGGGCAGGGGTGTCTGTCCTCATGTACCTAGACGACTGGCTGCTGTACTCGCCCGCCTGGGAGGGTAATGGGGGAAATGGGATTCGTTATAAACGAGCCCAagtcctccttcaccccttcgcAGCAGCTAAAGTGGCTGGGGATCATGTGGGACACGTCAACCGCGACCCTCTCTCTGGTCACAGACAACGCCCTTAAGACTTGCAAACAAGTACGCAGGGCGTACTTCTTGACCACCTTCCCAAGAAGATAATGGGAGTCCCTCCTCGGTACCCTTAACTTCGCGGCCCCGGCCGCAGGGCCATCTCAAGCACCGCCGGCTGACCAGGGAGGTAAACCTCGCCGTGCCCATCTTCCCGAGGGACCTGCAACGCAACATCACAAGCCACCTACACAAACTTCTTCGACCCTGGCTGAGGAAGGGCGCCCTGGAGAAGTTAGTTCCCTGGCTACCCCCCGCGCCCACCTTGACAGTGACATTAGACACGTCCGACGTAGGCTGGGGCTATGAGTCGGACCAGGGTCATCAGGTGTATGGAAGGTGGGAGGACGGAATGCGTGAGTCCCACATCAACCTGAGAGAGCTGTGGATGGCCAAGGAATGGCTACTTCGGCACCCTCACATCAGGAATACAGCCATCAGGTTCGATATGGATAACACAGCAGCGGTGCAGTGCATTGCCAGGCAAGGCACGGCGAGGTCATCAGCGCTCCTAAAATTAACGGAGGAGATCTTCGCTCGCGCCTCCAAGAGGAACATCCACCTGTCAGCGAGGCACGTGAGGGGGGGTAAACAACACCCGGACGGACGCACTCTTACGCTTCAAGAGGACGTCCGTACAGTGGACTAAGACTATAGGTGTTCAAGTCCCTGACGGAGAGATACAGCACACTAGAAGTGGACCTCTTCGCCTCCCGGGACACGGCCCTCCTACCACTGTTCCTCTCGTTCTCCCAGAGGACCCAGGCGGGCGGTCCGGACACCTTCACGGAGGACTGGAACAGGTGGAACTACATCTACCTCTTCCCACCCCCTGGAACCAAGATCCTCTTCCGAGTTGTACAGGCCCTGCGAGGCTACTCGGGGTAGGTCCTCCTAGAGGCACCTTTGTGGGAAGCACAACCCTGTTGCTCCCAGCTCAGGACCTGGTGCCCCAACCCGCTACTCCTGGGGTCAGTCTGCCTAGTGGACAACGACACCTCCCCACTCCAATCGTCACTGAAGTTACACACCTGGAGTTTCTTAAAGTAGGACTGGCGGGGCGGTTCCCCCCTCAGCAGTACAGACCATGCTGAAGGCCCACCGGCCGTCTTCCATCAAGCAGTACGAGTCCTGCTGGGGCAGGTGTCGGAAAGAGTAGTAATGGACTTCCTAGCGTGGCTGGGGACCGCCACCAACAGGGCCCCGGCTACGATAGCGGCTCACCATGCGGCCCTGGCAGACCCGCTTAAGTTTACGCTGAATATCTCCCTGCTGGAACTGCTACACAGGGGCATCAGGGCGTCCAGACCTTCATCAAGACGCCCAGTGGTAGAGTGGTCGCTACACAAGGTCCTGAAGTACCTCACTTTCGAGGGCGGCCCCCCAAATCAAGATCAACAACTGCAGAGGACCGCGACCACGTGATAGCTCTAGCGTCAGGATACAGGGCCTCCCAGCTGGCCGCCCTAATGAGGCACGAGGCATTCTCCAAGTGTGCTCCGGACACAGgacttccctcaccctcacaccctcaccctcGTTCCTGGTTAAGAATGAATCACCGGACGATCTCATCGCGCCGCTCAAGACTCCGTCCTTCCTAGAATCGGGACGGCCCCATCCCCTGTGCCCTGTTCACACTTTCAGGGACTTCGTCGCCGTGACCCCGGGGGCGTCACCAGACCACTTGCTCTGCAACCCCAGGTCACTTAAGCCACTGTCACCGAGGTCTCTGGCGAGACTTCTCTACAAAGTAATAGAATTGGCAGACCCGGGCAGGGATCCCAGGGCACATTCTATCAGGGGTATGGCGGCTTCCCTGGCCTTCCTGCGTACACATTCAGTACAGAGTGTGCAGGACTTGGGGGGCTGGGCGTCTGCCTCTTCGTTCAGGAACAGGTACCTCCTACACTCGGTGGTCCCCGTGCCATGCATCGCCACGGGTACTCAGGCCATCACCTTACTTCAGCCGCTTCAGGATTAAGGCGGAGCCTTAGGTAAAAAAGGAAGGGGGGGAGCTCACCGAGTGACCCGACCTTCGTCCTCACTTGGAGCTACCTCTGGGATGTACAGTGACATGACCTCTGGCTCTGCGAGCCAACCTTGTAAATTTCAGCTTTATTCACTGCTTACTGTTCTCCTTAGTCTGTGGCCTAAAATCACTTGGTATGAATAAAAGCGAGAATGCTATTCTCCTATCATTTTCCATTTATGGCGAACTTGGAGTTTCGGGTGATCGTCTCATCCTGGTCCTGATGTTACCCTCGGTCTCCCTAGTACCCTAACCTCCCGCGTACCTCATCGCATGCTAAGCTATAAAGTGCTCTGGAACCTAGACTAATAATATACTTTTTGTAGCGGTTAGTCCGCTAAATTAGTTTTATTAGTCTGGTTCCAGAGCACTTCAGACTTTCCGTCTCTCCTCCCTGGGTATAAGGGATACCGTTACTTCTCATTAGGAATGAATGCGCCGTTACCCCGAGCTGGGTTGGGCGGGAGCGGCGGGGATGGGGGGGGCGTGTCTACACATGTGCTACGACCTATCACGAGCGAACTTTCATATGGCCAGGGATGGGTCAATCACACGCTTCTCTTTCAGCACTTTGTCAGAGGTTCACCCTCTGATGTCATTACCATGGAAATACTCTTCCTGCGCGCCTCTATGGCGAAATAATGCGTGATGGGATAATGCTGTCTGTAAGCTATAAAGTGCTCTGGAACCAGACTAATAAAACTAATTTAGCGGACTAGCCACTACAAAAAGTATGTTTGTATACAATCGCAGTTCATGGGAGGACGCCTGCATGCAGCTGGACACTCACGGACACGACACTAGAATGTGAAGCAAAGTGGGAATGATTTTGTTTTAGAAGTCCGGATGCGCTAGAACCGAATCCTCATTGCCTCATCCACTCGATACGGTGGATTGTTATACTTTAATTTATTGTTCATCACCATTAATTTCCTTATTGGAAGAATAGTTCGGACACATGTTCGTTCATCCATCTTTCCTGTCTCAGTCACTCTTCAAATTGTCCACATTCCTTGAATATCAATGCAACGCCGATGTACATAGTGCATAATTGACAACCGCCACAATTGCCAGAAATATTCACAACAGCAGCCCGGATCGCCCAGGGACTGGATTCTTTTTAAACTATAGTTCTACATTTcatacttttcttgttttcccctcTGTATTGGTATGTATGTATTAGTGGCGATGAGGCCAGTGGAGAGACATCAGCGGTGGCCTCGCACTGGGTAGCGAGAGGCCTGCGGTGGTAATCTGGGAACTTGGCATGGGTGCCCAGACCCAGGATACGGAACACAATTTCCGTCTTACCTGGTACCCATTCACTACTGGATGGACAGGGACGTGGGGTGTATAGGGAAAACGGCCCATACTTTTCTACTCCGCTCAGGATTCGAACTTGGTATGGTCATCGGGTTTATAATAATTTCTCAAGCAAATGTCATTCGGCAGAGTCGGCAGTGTGGCAACTCATTGATACTGGAGTTAATTAATGGACGCTGCAACATGAGAGAGGCATGAATCCCGCATATGAGAGAAGCCATCCGTGACATGCTGTAAGACTTTAAAATTTTACAATTTGCTCGCTCCATGAAGTCGTTAGAGGCCACAAGGTGTACCAAAGTGTAGGTCAACACACTGTATCCCAAGGATGTTCAGGTACAGGGTATTCAAACATGGGTACCCTGTAAGAGGGGTGACTTTTATGCCGCGAGCAAGAGGTATGCTTGGCAACGTGTTGTGTGTACGCTAGGGTGTTCAGCTTGGGCAGAATCATGCATCTTGAGCAACAATTGAGGCACTAAGCAGTTAGGTATAACTAGTTGTGGGATGATGTCacgtgaggaagaaagaggtggcGCCTAACAAGCAGGCCATCCTGAAGGTGGAATTCATCAGCAGGGATGATAAATCACCATCATCCTATAACGCATCACTTCTCTGTGCTTTGGGCAGGACATCGTTGGTGATGGGTGGGGGAGATATTGATCTAGATAAAGCATCCGCCACAACATTTACACAACATTTAAAGATCCACGAAGGAATTCAATTATTGGTTTATGATCCTCAAGAATCACCAACCATCTCACGAGATGTCGTGTGAGGTTCTAACCTTTTGAATAAgtcttttcctgttttaacAGTTAAAGACTTATTGAGATAACGAAAATGCCGCAAAGAGCATATGATTGCAAGGGTTTTTCAATCAGTGATCGAATAGCGTGACTCAGCGCCATTAAAGATACGACTTGCATATGCAATGGATCGATTTTTACCTCTGTCACTTTTCTGCATAAGTACAGCTCCCAGACCTGAACAAGAAGCATCAGGGGCGAGCAAAAAAGGCTTACTAAAATCAAGAAAAGCTAAAACAGGCGCCAAAGTGCGAACAGTTTTGAGCGTAGTGAAAGCGGTTTCTTGCTCAGCACCCCAGAAAAATGGAGCGTCTTTCTCAAGTAGGCGAAGCAAAGGAGCTGAGATCTGAGTGGGGTTTGGAAGCGGTTCGCCCGAGATCATTGATGGGCTAGACCACTTATGCAGGAATAAACTTCAGCCCCACCCTCCAATGTCCCGGTGGGCTTGGAGGGTCGCAACGGACCTCTCCATCCCCCGGACAGTCAAGAGGCGGAGCTAGGCCTTGGTGAGCTTAAGGCTTTTAAGAGCCATATAGGAAGCGGTGGCAATGATGCCGCGCCTATTCATGGTCAGGGTGGTGAACACGGGGATGCGCCCCGTCTTTTCCAGGACCCAGGTTCGGATTTCCCCGGTATCATAGTAGGACCGCTTCAGTCCATGGGCGTGGTCCAGTATGCCCGTTTCCAGGAGCAGAGTCGGAGACAATTTGTACATCTAGCACCACAGACTGCTGCTGGTCCCATACTATGATATCGGGTCTCCTCAACCTTGCTGAGGTCCGGATTGAAGGCTCCTGAAGAACTTGGTAGTTTTTTGAGAGCTAGTAGGGAGAGGACTCGGTCATGACGGGTGGTCCTCTCCGGAGATAGCCTTGGGCAGACCTGGAGTAGGTGGCCGAGACTCGGGCACACCGCATCCCACGTCACAAGAGGCATGGGCGTCAGGTCTTCCCCTAGAGGAGCGTAGCCTTGTGTTCACCACGCCAAGGCGGGTTTTGATTGCATTTATATATGTGGAGCCCCTTATAAGGTTCGTACCGTCATCCACCCACTCATGAATGGGCGGAGAGCGGTCCTCACCCGAGAGGCCCCTGCCGTCCGCCGTGGCATATAATTCCATCTTATGTCGCTCGGCCGCAGCCTCGCGAAGCTCCTTAGCTGTTGGGCTGGGGGTAAGGAGCAGTGCTTCAGCCACCCTCGCAACCCTTACATCAGAGCTCTCAGAGAGACGCTCCAGAGCACTCCTGTATAGGGCAGGCACAATGACCATAAAGTGGGGCACCCCAAGTCCCCCATAGCCAACCTATGCGTAGGCGGCGGCATTTGGGGTATCCCGAGGCAGATGGAGCGCCTTCTTAAGGGAAGTTCTTATTTCCAGGTCATATCTCTTTAATGTGCCTTTAGATGTATGGCCCAAAATCCTTGAATACTGATATTAAGGTATCAAAACGTTCTTAACGGCCCACAACTTCTGTTGGGGCTGAAGAGGGGCCCTCTGGAGCGCACCCAAGTCTCTGATAAGTGCTGCGAGGGCCCGCCTTGGCTCGGCGCGACCCATTGCCGGTCCCACTTCCAGACCAAGATATTTATAAGTTTCACCGGGCCTCATAGCTCGCAAACTCTTGCCCCCGGCATAAAAGGCGGTGGAGGAGTCAACCagccacctcttcctctttccgtcCTCAATGATATTAAAAGTTGCACATTTTTCGTGGCCTAATTCCAGTCCCACCGTCCCAGCCTCTATGACCAGCGTATCAATAGAGGTTTGAAAGCCTCGGGGGATGGAGGCTGTGAGTGCaacatcgtctgcataggcgATATAACTGAGGGGAGTACCAGCCAGATGCGCCCCAACGTCTGCTGGTACTGAGTAGAGTGCCTAATCTAAAGTGATATTAAACAAATAGGGTGACAATGGGTCTCCCTGTAGCACTACCCTTTTTATGGCAAAAACATCCCCCATAATATTTGTGCTAGCCTTTTTATATAAGTTAGTAATTAGCTCAGTGAGTACAGGCGGAAAGCCCCATCTCTTAGTGGCGGCTACCAAAGAGGGGTGGCTCACTGAGTCAAAAGCTTTCTTAAAGTCACCAAATGCGACACAGAGGTTGGTGTTATCGGCCGCGGCGTTCTTTATGAGCTCTTGTACGAGGAGGATGTTGGCCGCCACACCCTCTTCAGGCGCAAAGCTTTTTTGCATTGCAGGCAAGGGCGCTGCTGCCATGAGCTCTCCTGCTATGATCTTATTAAAGAGCCTGAGCAATGTAGCTGTAATTGTGAGAGGGCTAAAATCACTTGGTTCTTTAGCATCAGGTCTCTTGGGAATAAACGTCGTCCTTCCCATAGCCCAACTCCTAGAGACATCTTTGAGGAGCAATAAGGTGTTCATGGCCCAACCTAGCTTCGAAGTGCCGAGGGGTCTGATCTCCTCTAGTCCC harbors:
- the LOC135095004 gene encoding uncharacterized protein LOC135095004, with the protein product MGQGCDPAPRGQRAAGAPLPAQEAASATAEGETCGRSQLVFHRSPLVKEVSINKGDLGLPGNDYAHGCLLGWGHAWAQQGWAACVIRKGLTWLWTTLPPVQRPLPNSRTSPVIREYIRPRDVGERRGGTSDRKGAPSPQEGLESGKISLGPERTEQVLETPAFQDGYSGPSSDDNPKGRLASIFGSQRCLLARPDPHKVSPLPGVPGGIGHIPVH